A DNA window from Mucilaginibacter xinganensis contains the following coding sequences:
- a CDS encoding glycosyltransferase family 4 protein, with protein sequence MVEKSLKLFIYNWVYLIPSVLRATKIINKLKPDLIHLNSTCLFAFSIAARLSRVNPRVICHVREPLRKGLWGAPLRFFCKKNVDGFIGISQFDLGSLNISNSNSNQRIKTKLIYNFVNIDEYSPGISKNTLRKKLNIKAGEIVFLYMARFAKSNGWEFLIERAKEMVIEHPNFHFVLLGSSAKQAEEIAAPGNVHIEQFTNEVIDILWDADVFVCPFIEPHFARGVIEASAVGLPILASQIGGVDELVKDGVTGFLYNNPKQFNNYAIQLGNNIELRAQLGKNGRLFAEECFEQTKNLKETYEFYNEILTDK encoded by the coding sequence GTGGTTGAAAAAAGCCTTAAGCTTTTTATTTATAATTGGGTGTATTTAATTCCCAGTGTGTTGCGGGCAACTAAGATAATTAACAAGTTAAAACCTGACCTTATTCATCTAAATTCGACCTGTTTATTCGCTTTTTCAATTGCAGCCAGGCTAAGCCGGGTTAATCCAAGAGTAATATGTCATGTACGTGAACCGTTAAGAAAAGGATTATGGGGAGCTCCGCTAAGGTTTTTCTGTAAAAAAAATGTGGATGGGTTTATCGGCATCAGTCAATTTGATCTCGGGTCGTTAAATATTTCAAATTCAAATTCAAATCAAAGGATTAAGACTAAATTGATCTATAATTTTGTAAATATAGATGAGTATTCCCCTGGTATTTCTAAAAATACGCTGCGTAAAAAATTAAATATAAAAGCCGGAGAAATAGTTTTTCTATACATGGCGCGCTTTGCAAAAAGTAATGGTTGGGAGTTTCTGATTGAGAGAGCTAAGGAAATGGTTATTGAACACCCAAACTTTCATTTCGTGCTTTTGGGGTCGTCTGCAAAACAGGCAGAGGAAATTGCAGCGCCAGGTAATGTTCACATAGAACAATTTACAAATGAGGTAATCGATATTCTGTGGGATGCAGATGTATTTGTTTGCCCGTTTATTGAACCGCATTTCGCGAGAGGCGTGATAGAAGCATCTGCTGTTGGGTTGCCTATTTTGGCATCACAAATAGGCGGCGTTGATGAATTGGTTAAAGATGGAGTTACTGGCTTTTTATATAACAACCCAAAGCAGTTTAATAACTATGCTATCCAATTGGGTAATAATATTGAGTTGAGGGCCCAGCTTGGTAAGAACGGGCGGTTATTTGCTGAAGAATGTTTTGAGCAGACGAAAAATTTGAAAGAGACATACGAATTCTACAATGAAATATTAACTGACAAATAG
- a CDS encoding glycosyltransferase: MKKLFYNLRLTGHHSEYVGHLIDYLGLNKDDNRYIFVLHPEFSNKFPQIADKAKQIENVTWITVTADEYRSIEGGGMLKKTFSEYQLMNRYAVDNKVDAVCLLYFNTFQLACVFYRPSYSISGILFLQFFRMEQSGLRERIKYYRKYLTTLGYSINPKIKSVFILNDAKAGKYLNNTFKTAIFKMLPDPIPELLPMGNFDIYAHYNIERGRKIFLHIGGLCDRKGTFEIIDAAQFITGENQAKVAILLVGKPASDNTGEIIATKIKDAENNTKVQVIWDNKFISNPMMKSIFDQSAVVLIPYKNTEASSGILGHAIAANKNVIATGKGLIKELIEENNFGVLIKEVTPGEIASKIESFLPLQSDTHFSSAFLKAHTPQEFAELVILN, from the coding sequence ATGAAAAAGCTTTTTTATAATCTTCGTCTTACCGGCCATCATTCAGAATATGTCGGGCATTTGATAGATTATCTAGGTCTAAATAAAGATGATAACAGATATATCTTCGTATTACACCCGGAATTTTCAAATAAATTTCCGCAAATTGCTGATAAAGCCAAACAAATTGAAAATGTAACCTGGATAACTGTCACCGCCGATGAATATAGAAGCATAGAGGGGGGGGGGATGTTAAAAAAAACCTTTTCAGAATATCAGTTAATGAATAGGTATGCTGTTGATAATAAAGTAGATGCCGTTTGTCTTTTATATTTTAACACTTTCCAGCTGGCGTGTGTTTTTTACAGACCAAGCTATAGTATAAGCGGTATATTATTTTTGCAATTTTTCAGAATGGAACAGTCCGGCTTAAGAGAGCGGATTAAATATTATAGGAAATACTTAACAACATTAGGTTATTCAATAAATCCGAAAATTAAAAGCGTGTTTATATTAAACGATGCTAAGGCGGGTAAATATCTTAACAACACTTTTAAAACCGCTATTTTCAAAATGCTGCCCGATCCTATACCAGAATTGTTACCAATGGGAAATTTCGATATTTACGCTCATTATAACATTGAGCGTGGGAGGAAAATCTTTCTTCATATTGGCGGATTATGTGACAGGAAGGGAACATTTGAAATTATAGATGCGGCTCAATTTATTACCGGCGAAAACCAGGCTAAGGTTGCAATCCTGCTGGTGGGCAAGCCGGCCAGCGACAACACGGGTGAAATAATAGCGACAAAGATAAAGGATGCTGAAAATAATACTAAAGTACAGGTTATTTGGGATAATAAATTTATTTCAAATCCAATGATGAAAAGTATTTTTGACCAATCTGCTGTTGTATTGATTCCTTATAAAAACACAGAAGCGTCCAGCGGCATCCTCGGGCATGCAATTGCAGCTAATAAAAACGTGATAGCTACCGGCAAAGGTTTAATAAAGGAGTTAATAGAAGAAAATAATTTCGGAGTGCTTATAAAAGAGGTAACTCCTGGTGAAATTGCATCTAAAATAGAATCATTTTTACCTTTACAATCAGATACCCATTTTTCATCAGCGTTTTTGAAAGCGCACACGCCACAAGAATTTGCGGAATTAGTTATCTTAAATTAA
- a CDS encoding CatB-related O-acetyltransferase produces the protein MKHFFNKLKFYIYYKFLRFNIISVTKNSVISTSAKLKKVLINGNVTIDDDVILQAGVTINCSSKISIGRFTVINGPNTDFYAAINPINIGSFCSVARNVSFQEFSHYTDRITTHLILKHIFKKQNKDITSKGAITVGNDVWIGAHSVVLSGVTIGNGAVIASNSVVTKNVPPYAIAGGSPATVIRYRFDEETISLLEGIRWWDWSIEKIKNNEDIFSDSLGNIKERLKQLI, from the coding sequence ATGAAGCACTTTTTTAACAAATTGAAGTTTTATATTTATTATAAGTTTTTGCGTTTCAATATAATATCTGTTACCAAAAATTCTGTAATATCAACGTCGGCCAAGTTGAAAAAGGTGTTGATAAATGGTAATGTAACTATAGATGACGATGTGATTTTGCAGGCCGGGGTTACCATCAATTGCAGCTCCAAAATATCTATAGGTAGGTTTACCGTCATTAATGGTCCCAATACAGATTTTTATGCCGCTATAAATCCTATTAACATCGGATCGTTTTGCAGCGTCGCCAGAAATGTGTCATTTCAGGAGTTTTCACATTACACAGACAGGATTACTACACATTTAATCTTAAAACATATTTTTAAGAAGCAAAATAAGGATATCACTTCAAAAGGCGCTATTACTGTTGGTAACGACGTTTGGATAGGAGCTCATTCTGTTGTTTTATCAGGCGTAACGATTGGTAATGGAGCGGTAATAGCGAGTAATAGCGTAGTAACTAAAAATGTACCTCCTTACGCAATTGCCGGCGGCTCGCCAGCAACTGTAATACGCTACAGGTTTGACGAAGAAACAATTTCGCTTTTAGAGGGAATAAGATGGTGGGACTGGAGTATTGAAAAGATAAAAAACAACGAAGATATCTTTTCCGACTCGTTGGGGAACATAAAGGAGAGGTTAAAGCAACTAATATAA
- a CDS encoding N-acetylneuraminate synthase family protein, translated as MEYKKPKVIAEIGCNHKGEYEIAIELLSLAKECGADVAKFQKRNNKELLTEDQYNAPHPNPSNSYGSTYGEHREYLEFSVEQHKGLKEHCDKIGLEYSTSVWDVTSAREMISFKPGLLKVPSACNSHFEMLAVLRDEYEGEVHLSFGMTNRDEERKIVEFFEETDQAKGRLIIYSCTSGYPVPFKDVCLLEISRLKDEYGDRVKDIGFSGHHLGIAIDNAAFTLGATWIERHFTKDRTWKGTDHAASLEPTGLKKLCRDLKATYEALGYKGEEILDIEKVQREKLKFRKQ; from the coding sequence ATGGAATATAAAAAACCAAAGGTTATTGCCGAAATAGGATGCAACCACAAAGGCGAATATGAAATAGCTATTGAACTCTTAAGTTTGGCTAAAGAGTGCGGAGCTGATGTGGCAAAGTTCCAAAAAAGGAATAATAAAGAGTTGTTAACAGAGGATCAGTATAATGCTCCACATCCAAATCCATCAAATTCATATGGAAGCACTTATGGAGAACATAGGGAGTATTTGGAGTTTTCTGTAGAACAACATAAAGGCTTGAAAGAACATTGTGATAAAATCGGGCTGGAATATTCTACGTCTGTTTGGGATGTAACATCAGCCAGGGAAATGATTTCATTTAAGCCAGGCTTGTTAAAAGTTCCATCGGCATGTAATAGCCATTTCGAGATGCTTGCCGTGTTGAGAGATGAATATGAAGGAGAAGTTCACCTTTCGTTCGGCATGACCAATAGGGATGAAGAAAGAAAAATTGTTGAATTTTTTGAAGAAACTGATCAGGCAAAGGGAAGATTGATTATTTATTCTTGCACATCAGGATACCCCGTACCTTTTAAAGATGTTTGCCTTTTGGAGATCTCGAGGTTGAAAGATGAATATGGTGATAGGGTAAAAGATATCGGATTTTCTGGTCACCATCTGGGGATTGCTATTGATAACGCCGCTTTTACTTTAGGCGCTACCTGGATTGAAAGACATTTTACCAAAGACCGTACCTGGAAGGGGACTGATCACGCTGCTTCATTAGAACCTACAGGACTTAAAAAGTTATGCAGGGATCTTAAAGCAACTTATGAGGCTTTGGGTTACAAAGGTGAAGAGATATTAGATATAGAAAAGGTACAAAGAGAGAAGTTAAAATTTAGAAAACAATGA
- a CDS encoding nucleotide sugar dehydrogenase, whose product MVDLDRLKYSRIGVVGLGYVGLPLAVELSKKYVVVGFDISVSRIKELNNNYDRTLEINREILQMVNNASNDRITGLHCTNTIEDIRDCNIFIITVPTPVNDDYRPDLTLLYKACETIGSVLKKGDIVIFESTVYPGATEEECVPILQKTSGLTYNVDFFAGYSPERINPGDKEHTVSKIMKVTSGSTPEVAEFVDQLYQTVITAGTFKASSIKVAEASKVIENTQRDINIAFVNELSKIFGLIGVDTNDVLKAAGTKWNFLRFKPGLVGGHCIGVAPYYIAQKAIDAGYNPEFILAGRRLNNSMGLYVADEVTKLMLRKGLHLAKSKVLILGFTFKENCPDIRNTRVIDIIKQLETYHLDVVLHDPWADPGEVQEVYGISCSNKLPDGERFDAVILAVAHKEFEMINIRDYVNDESVVYDVKGVLSTDFADARL is encoded by the coding sequence ATGGTGGATTTAGATAGATTAAAATATTCGAGAATAGGTGTTGTTGGTTTAGGGTATGTTGGGTTGCCATTAGCGGTTGAGCTTTCAAAAAAATATGTTGTGGTTGGTTTTGATATTAGTGTATCAAGAATTAAGGAACTTAACAATAATTATGACCGGACGTTAGAGATTAACCGCGAGATACTTCAAATGGTTAATAATGCGTCAAATGACAGGATAACTGGATTACATTGCACTAACACTATTGAGGATATAAGAGACTGTAATATTTTTATTATTACTGTACCAACACCTGTTAATGATGACTACCGCCCCGATTTAACATTATTGTACAAAGCATGCGAGACTATTGGAAGCGTGTTAAAAAAGGGAGATATTGTTATATTCGAATCAACTGTATACCCCGGCGCGACTGAAGAAGAATGTGTGCCGATATTGCAAAAAACATCAGGATTAACTTACAACGTTGATTTTTTTGCTGGTTATTCTCCCGAAAGAATTAACCCTGGCGATAAGGAACACACCGTTTCAAAGATAATGAAGGTAACCTCCGGATCTACACCGGAAGTGGCGGAATTCGTTGATCAGCTTTATCAAACTGTAATTACAGCAGGAACATTTAAAGCAAGCAGTATTAAGGTAGCTGAAGCCTCAAAAGTAATAGAAAATACCCAGAGGGATATTAATATAGCTTTTGTAAATGAGCTAAGTAAAATATTTGGACTAATTGGAGTGGATACCAACGATGTGCTCAAAGCGGCCGGTACAAAGTGGAATTTTCTGAGGTTTAAACCCGGATTAGTAGGGGGCCATTGCATTGGAGTAGCGCCCTATTACATAGCGCAAAAAGCGATAGATGCCGGTTATAATCCGGAATTTATTCTAGCTGGCCGCAGGCTTAATAATAGCATGGGGCTTTATGTGGCCGATGAGGTTACTAAGCTAATGTTACGTAAAGGGCTGCATTTAGCAAAAAGTAAAGTTTTGATCCTGGGTTTCACATTTAAAGAAAACTGTCCGGACATCAGAAATACGAGGGTAATTGATATTATAAAACAATTGGAAACGTATCATTTGGATGTTGTTTTACATGATCCATGGGCTGACCCGGGGGAAGTACAGGAAGTTTATGGGATATCGTGCAGTAATAAACTGCCGGATGGTGAAAGATTTGACGCGGTTATTTTAGCAGTGGCTCATAAGGAATTTGAAATGATAAATATTCGTGATTACGTTAATGATGAATCTGTAGTTTACGACGTAAAGGGCGTACTATCAACTGATTTCGCCGACGCCAGGTTATAG
- a CDS encoding acylneuraminate cytidylyltransferase — MSTLAFIPVRGGSKSIPLKNIKSFCGKPLVYWTVKAAHEAVGIDEVIVATDSDEIAEAVSGFGFESVRIYKRSAENSSDNSSTESVMLEYIQKLKIDKNDTFILIQATSPLLVSTDLEKGLALSSNAASVLSCVKSKRFYWTGDANPVNYDFMNRPRRQDFDGLFMENGAFYISKIKDILQTKNRISGKIAICEMPEYTGVEIDEEADWIIAESLMKRFVLQKERARLKNIKLFVTDVDGVLTDAGMYYSENGDELKKFNTHDGMAFQLLRDQNIKTAIVTSEITKLVEKRAAKLKVDHLYQGKKHGGKLSAVLEICDKENISLSEVAYIGDDINCFQLLSEVGVAACPNNALSKIKNIPGIIKLSLNGGEGVVREFAELILD, encoded by the coding sequence ATGAGTACACTTGCTTTTATACCTGTAAGGGGCGGAAGCAAATCAATACCATTAAAAAATATAAAATCATTTTGTGGTAAACCGTTAGTTTACTGGACAGTTAAAGCCGCTCATGAAGCTGTAGGTATTGATGAAGTGATAGTTGCCACAGATAGTGATGAAATAGCTGAGGCTGTTTCCGGTTTTGGTTTTGAGAGCGTGAGAATTTATAAAAGATCTGCTGAAAACTCCAGCGATAACTCCTCTACTGAGAGTGTTATGCTGGAGTATATTCAGAAATTAAAGATAGATAAAAACGATACGTTCATACTCATCCAGGCCACCTCTCCTTTGTTGGTAAGCACTGATCTGGAGAAGGGCCTGGCCTTGTCTTCAAACGCCGCTTCTGTGCTGTCATGTGTTAAGAGTAAACGGTTCTACTGGACTGGCGACGCAAATCCGGTTAACTACGACTTTATGAACAGGCCGAGACGACAGGATTTTGACGGCCTTTTTATGGAGAACGGAGCCTTTTATATCAGTAAAATAAAAGATATTTTACAAACGAAAAACCGAATTTCCGGAAAAATAGCTATTTGCGAAATGCCGGAGTATACCGGTGTGGAGATAGACGAGGAGGCCGATTGGATTATTGCAGAATCGTTGATGAAACGATTTGTTTTACAAAAAGAGCGGGCGCGGTTGAAAAATATTAAGCTTTTTGTAACGGATGTTGACGGTGTTTTAACTGATGCCGGGATGTACTATTCTGAAAATGGTGATGAACTAAAAAAGTTTAATACGCACGACGGAATGGCCTTTCAACTGCTCAGAGATCAAAATATAAAAACAGCTATTGTTACTTCTGAAATTACAAAGCTTGTTGAAAAGAGGGCAGCGAAATTAAAAGTGGACCACTTATACCAGGGGAAAAAGCATGGAGGCAAATTAAGTGCTGTATTAGAAATTTGTGACAAAGAAAATATAAGCCTTTCAGAAGTTGCATACATCGGTGACGATATAAATTGTTTCCAGTTGTTGAGTGAAGTGGGGGTGGCAGCTTGCCCTAATAATGCGTTGTCAAAAATTAAGAACATCCCTGGTATCATAAAGCTAAGTTTAAACGGGGGGGAAGGTGTCGTTAGAGAATTTGCCGAATTGATTTTGGATTGA
- a CDS encoding lipopolysaccharide biosynthesis protein → MLKKLFSHTAIYGLAPQVSKIAGFLALPLITKQLTSVDYGVYGLLTAYTTAISILAILGLRLVLVNSFYHSPKQFKWYWRQLYGFLNIWNVFFGALLGLLIYAIIPVEAASNTWKIVLLNIGPVVFFGQTSLLGLTYYQLKQQPMQIAARSIFFGFLSVGLNVLLIAHFKMGYMGWFWSNFITGVLTNASYWYPLNIRLKFTPIYNFKWRLIKRALKVSMPVIPHHYSSYLLDSSDKVIMNFYKVTTGDIGKYNVAYSIGNMFSALGVAGGYAIGPLMNEKYKKDDDKGARNLVFILQLAFFYTSFIACIWMKEVFHLMIRNRELSQMYPLGIVIAMSYNYRPIYMGAVSKLFYKEKTTFLWKLTLTAGLINVVLNLILIPFYGYQIAAYTTFAAFMYMAYAGYYYKVFNEINKVKYYQAYWLISTLVLTVAAYYIVELNIYIKASVSVGYSVIIGLLLLKFSREI, encoded by the coding sequence ATGCTAAAAAAGCTATTTTCACATACTGCTATATACGGACTTGCGCCACAAGTTTCAAAAATTGCCGGGTTCCTGGCTTTGCCACTAATTACTAAGCAACTTACATCTGTTGATTATGGCGTGTACGGGTTACTTACTGCTTACACCACAGCTATTTCAATTTTAGCTATTTTAGGTCTCCGTTTGGTTTTAGTTAATAGCTTTTATCATTCGCCAAAACAGTTTAAATGGTATTGGCGTCAGCTTTACGGTTTTTTAAATATTTGGAATGTTTTTTTTGGGGCTCTGCTGGGGCTCCTTATTTACGCAATTATCCCAGTTGAGGCGGCTTCGAACACCTGGAAAATAGTTTTACTTAATATCGGCCCGGTTGTGTTTTTTGGGCAAACATCTTTGTTAGGACTAACTTATTATCAGCTTAAGCAACAGCCTATGCAAATAGCCGCAAGAAGTATCTTTTTTGGCTTTTTGTCTGTTGGCCTGAATGTGCTGCTGATAGCCCACTTTAAAATGGGCTATATGGGTTGGTTTTGGAGTAATTTTATTACAGGAGTTTTAACCAATGCCTCTTATTGGTATCCGCTTAATATCCGTTTAAAATTCACGCCTATCTATAATTTTAAATGGAGGCTGATCAAGAGAGCGCTAAAGGTGAGTATGCCTGTTATACCTCATCATTATTCGTCGTATTTGCTTGATAGCTCGGACAAGGTGATTATGAACTTTTATAAAGTTACAACCGGTGATATCGGTAAATATAATGTCGCTTATAGTATTGGCAATATGTTTTCCGCCTTAGGTGTGGCGGGAGGCTATGCTATTGGCCCTTTAATGAACGAAAAATATAAAAAAGATGATGACAAAGGTGCCCGTAACCTGGTGTTTATATTACAGCTAGCTTTTTTTTACACTTCATTTATTGCCTGCATTTGGATGAAAGAGGTTTTTCATTTAATGATAAGGAATCGTGAATTAAGCCAAATGTATCCGCTGGGCATTGTGATAGCAATGTCATACAATTACAGGCCCATTTATATGGGCGCAGTAAGTAAACTTTTTTACAAGGAAAAAACAACATTCTTATGGAAACTTACTTTAACTGCCGGATTGATAAACGTAGTGCTTAACTTAATCCTGATCCCTTTTTATGGTTATCAAATCGCGGCTTACACAACTTTTGCCGCATTTATGTATATGGCTTATGCCGGTTACTATTATAAAGTTTTTAACGAAATAAATAAAGTAAAATATTACCAGGCTTACTGGTTGATTAGCACTTTAGTGCTTACTGTTGCAGCCTATTATATTGTAGAATTAAATATCTATATTAAAGCTTCGGTATCAGTTGGATATTCTGTTATAATAGGATTGCTGCTTTTAAAATTCAGCAGGGAGATTTAG
- a CDS encoding acyltransferase — MLKKIALKIFDKLLEYHDANYYQSLRRKYNIAPDFRFNGKHVQIYGNGKISTGKNSYIGSFSTIQLHEDCEVIIGDNCRISHNVRIYTSSPEPDQDFNDLTSLKIKRGDVVIGNGVWIGVNVFINPGVRIGNNAVVGANSVVTKDIDENTIAGGVPAKVIRVKKD; from the coding sequence ATGCTGAAGAAAATTGCACTTAAAATATTTGACAAACTTCTTGAATATCATGATGCGAACTATTATCAGTCATTAAGAAGAAAATATAATATAGCTCCAGATTTTAGGTTTAACGGGAAGCATGTCCAAATATATGGCAACGGCAAAATATCAACCGGAAAAAATAGCTATATAGGGTCATTCTCAACAATTCAATTGCATGAAGATTGCGAAGTAATCATTGGCGATAATTGTAGAATTAGTCATAACGTTAGAATATATACGTCAAGCCCTGAGCCAGATCAGGATTTTAATGACCTCACATCACTTAAAATCAAAAGAGGTGATGTGGTAATTGGAAATGGTGTTTGGATTGGTGTTAACGTTTTTATAAATCCAGGTGTTAGGATCGGAAATAACGCTGTTGTAGGAGCAAATAGTGTCGTTACAAAAGATATTGACGAAAATACAATTGCAGGTGGCGTCCCCGCTAAAGTGATAAGGGTTAAAAAAGACTAA
- a CDS encoding acyltransferase, with amino-acid sequence MERLIDLFYKTYNIIKFRMAGVSFGKALRVSGSMKLSVGKNSAITIGDNFQLISGRMYNSIGRNIKSCLRADDQSKIVIGKGVGMSNVCVWAKVSIEIGDYVKIGADTIIVDSDMHSLNYLERRNQQTDAVNAKKRPVKIGNDVFIGTRSIINKGVTIGDRAIIAAGSVVTANVPADEIWGGNPAVFIRKSE; translated from the coding sequence ATGGAAAGGTTAATTGATTTATTTTATAAGACTTACAACATCATAAAATTTAGGATGGCCGGCGTTTCATTTGGCAAGGCACTAAGGGTTAGTGGAAGTATGAAGTTAAGCGTTGGAAAAAACAGTGCAATTACCATTGGTGATAATTTTCAGCTAATCAGCGGCAGGATGTATAATTCAATAGGGCGAAATATTAAGAGTTGCTTAAGGGCTGATGATCAATCTAAAATAGTTATAGGCAAGGGAGTCGGTATGAGTAATGTATGCGTGTGGGCAAAGGTTAGTATAGAGATAGGTGATTATGTTAAAATAGGAGCCGATACTATTATTGTTGACTCTGATATGCATTCATTAAACTACCTGGAGCGACGAAATCAGCAAACAGATGCTGTTAATGCTAAAAAGAGACCTGTTAAAATAGGGAATGACGTTTTTATAGGCACCAGGTCGATCATTAATAAAGGGGTAACCATCGGTGACAGAGCAATAATTGCGGCAGGTAGTGTTGTTACCGCTAATGTGCCAGCTGATGAAATATGGGGCGGAAATCCAGCAGTATTTATAAGAAAGTCAGAATAG